A window of Stutzerimonas stutzeri genomic DNA:
AAGGGTTGTCGCTGCTATTGGCGGTGACAGTCGTCACGCTGCTGTTGCGTTGACGGCTAGCCGCGCCGCGCCAGGCACTCGGTGGCGCCCTGGGCCTTGCGCGTATACCAGAACACCCGGCTGACGCCGCGGGTGATCGCCACATAGCCCAGGCGCAAACTCTCATCGGCCATGGCCTGGTCATAGCTGTTGCGGAAGAAACCCGAGTAGGCATACAGCGCATTGCGCAACGGGTGTGGCTGCACCGGCGCGCAATCGTCGACGATGATCGCCACTTCGGCCTGCAAACCCTTGGCGCGGTGGATGGTGTAAGCCTTGACCGGCAGCTTGCGGTCCAGCTGCGCCTGAATAGTGCGCAGCGGCTCGTTGCGCCGGCTGAGCAGCAGCACCGCGGTGCGTTCGCGGCTTTGCCGCTCGGCCACATGGGCACATTGCGCGGTGATCGCCTCGATCAGCGTCGGCAGGCCCTTGTTCAGCTCGAAACCGGTGACCAGCTTTACCCCATGGTCGCCGGGCTGCGTCGGTTTGCATGGCCGGCTGGTCTTGGCCTGCTTGAACCTAACCCCGGCCAGCACCGCCTCGCCATCGCGAATCACCGGTTCGATGGAGCGGTAGTTGGTTTCCAGTAGCAATGTTTCACTGCCCTTTGCGCCGCGCCGCGGGAAATACTTGTCGAAGTCGATGAACAGTTCGGGCGAACTGCCGCGCCAGCCATAGATCGACTGCCAGTCGTCACCGATGGCCATCAGGCTTGGGCTGCGCTTCTGTCGCGCCAACTGGCGATGCAACGCTTGCAGCCATTGGACGATCTGCGGGGAAATGTCTTGGAATTCGTCGATCAAGAGATGCTCGAACGCCGCGAGACTGGCCTCAGGCACATCCTTGCCTGAGCCCAGCCGCTCGGTGAGTTGTTGGAACGCCTCATTGAAGGTCATCAGCCCCTGCTCACGCAGCACGGCCTGGAAGTAGCCATGGAAACTCACCAGCGCTTCGACGAAATCCCGTTCGCGCGCCGCGCACTGCAGCTTGCCCGGTTGCAGCTGATCGATGCGAATGCCGATGCTCTCGATGAAGCCCGCCTGGGCATGGAAGGCCTCATACAGCGGCAGCGGCGTGAACTCACCGGCCAGGGCGAAGGTATCGGCTGGCGCTTTCGGCGCGGCGC
This region includes:
- a CDS encoding DEAD/DEAH box helicase, encoding MFSAVKRYRSLVAGVLKRCFPRTSAHLREEDELLFRRWGSAPSKTNKAAVPKRKGNPAAKTKDKSEGAARAAGKPRKTAAQGIYAAAQLKVDDAQVQAMRDRVGQAVAAGVISAPSDEQWAMILSRSPVTRIFAGAGSGKSTTLLLRVVFMLCHMGVEPGRLTVISFTNASCAQLREQLVRVLGFWQVPFDAQQARQCVRTFHSGMAQLAREVLARPVWFEQLDDKAAAADEPDNPLANARLRPAQLRLLKQAYQQCYAEQAPFRERVHRLLDLPVPPTEAEQGKRAAPKAPADTFALAGEFTPLPLYEAFHAQAGFIESIGIRIDQLQPGKLQCAARERDFVEALVSFHGYFQAVLREQGLMTFNEAFQQLTERLGSGKDVPEASLAAFEHLLIDEFQDISPQIVQWLQALHRQLARQKRSPSLMAIGDDWQSIYGWRGSSPELFIDFDKYFPRRGAKGSETLLLETNYRSIEPVIRDGEAVLAGVRFKQAKTSRPCKPTQPGDHGVKLVTGFELNKGLPTLIEAITAQCAHVAERQSRERTAVLLLSRRNEPLRTIQAQLDRKLPVKAYTIHRAKGLQAEVAIIVDDCAPVQPHPLRNALYAYSGFFRNSYDQAMADESLRLGYVAITRGVSRVFWYTRKAQGATECLARRG